From a single Ovis aries strain OAR_USU_Benz2616 breed Rambouillet chromosome 23, ARS-UI_Ramb_v3.0, whole genome shotgun sequence genomic region:
- the MPPE1 gene encoding metallophosphoesterase 1 isoform X4: MFLADTHLLGAIRGHWLDKLRREWQMERAFQTALWLLQPEVVFILGDIFDEGKWSSPEAWADDVGRFWKVFRHPPHVQLRAVAGNHDIGFHYQMDTYRIKRFEKVFNPERLFSWKGINFVMINSVALEGDGCDICSRAEAELLEISHWLNCSREEHRPRGCGDRQWLPASAPILLQHFPLYRKNDANCSGEDAAPLNEKYTPFKERYDVLSWEVSRKLLWWLRPRLILSGHTHSACEVQHRAGTLEVSVPSFSWRNRNNPSFIMGSITPMDYALAKCYLPCEDMVLTTYCVAAGCLMLIMLIPTRLVSAPFHFGQRVLRKFKTM, from the exons ATGTTCTTGGCTGACACCCACCTGCTCGGGGCCATAAGAGGCCACTGGCTGGACAAATTACGGAG GGAGTGGCAGATGGAGCGAGCCTTCCAGACAGCGCTGTGGCTGCTGCAGCCGGAAGTTGTCTTCATCCTGGGGGACATCTTCGACGAGGGGAAGTGGAGCTCCCCCGAG GCCTGGGCGGACGATGTGGGGCGCTTCTGGAAGGTGTTCCGACACCCGCCCCACGTGCAGCTGCGGGCCGTGGCTGGCAACCATGACATCGGCTTCCACTACCA GATGGACACATACAGAATAAAACGATTTGAGAAAGTTTTCAACCCTGAAAGGCTGTTTTCTTGGAAAGGAATTAA TTTCGTGATGATCAACAGTGTCGCGCTGGAAGGGGATGGCTGTGACATCTGCTCCAGGGCAGAGGCTGAGCTCCTGGAAATCTCTCACTGGCTGAACTGCTCTCGGGAG GAGCATCGCCCCCGCGGGTGTGGAGACAGGCAGTGGCTGCCAGCCTCGGCCCCCATCCTGCTACAG CACTTCCCGCTTTACCGGAAAAATGATGCCAACTGCTCCGGGGAGGATGCAGCACCCCTCAACGAGAAGTACACCCCCTTCAAGGAGCGCTATGATGTGCTGTCCTGGGAGGTCTCGCGGAAG CTGCTGTGGTGGCTGCGGCCGCGCCTGATCCTCAGCGGCCACACGCACAGCGCCTGCGAGGTCCAGCACAGGGCAGGCACCCTGGAGGTCAGTGTGCCATCTTTCAGTTGGAGGAACAGAAACAACCCCAGTTTCATCATG GGCAGCATCACGCCCATGGACTACGCCCTTGCCAAGTGCTACCTGCCGTGTGAGGACATGGTTCTGACCACTTACTGTGTGGCAGCCGGGTGCCTCATGCTCATCATGTTAATCCCCACTAGGCTTGTGTCTGCACCTTTTCATTTTGGTCAGAGGGTGCTCAGAAAATTTAAGACCATGTGA
- the MPPE1 gene encoding metallophosphoesterase 1 isoform X3 produces MASSWLEARRQCLRLLKTRGFLLLKLSAAVLAVLLFCEFLIYYLVIFRCSWPELKTPEDAGTPGAPKAPEPVLRAMFLADTHLLGAIRGHWLDKLRREWQMERAFQTALWLLQPEVVFILGDIFDEGKWSSPEAWADDVGRFWKVFRHPPHVQLRAVAGNHDIGFHYQMDTYRIKRFEKVFNPERLFSWKGINFVMINSVALEGDGCDICSRAEAELLEISHWLNCSREEHRPRGCGDRQWLPASAPILLQHFPLYRKNDANCSGEDAAPLNEKYTPFKERYDVLSWEVSRKLLWWLRPRLILSGHTHSACEVQHRAGTLEVSVPSFSWRNRNNPSFIMGSITPMDYALAKCYLPCEDMVLTTYCVAAGCLMLIMLIPTRLVSAPFHFGQRVLRKFKTM; encoded by the exons ATGGCCTCAAGCTGGCTAGAGGCCAGGCGGCAGTGCCTCCGTTTGCTGAAGACGAGGGGCTTCTTGCTGCTGAAGCTCTCGGCCGCCGTCTTGGCCGTGCTTCTCTTCTGTGAATTTCTGATCTACTACCTTGTTATCTTCCGGTGTAGCTGGCCCGAGCTGAAAACCCCTGAAGATGCCGGCACCCCTGGGGCCCCCAAGGCCCCTGAACCTGTGCTCAGGGCCATGTTCTTGGCTGACACCCACCTGCTCGGGGCCATAAGAGGCCACTGGCTGGACAAATTACGGAG GGAGTGGCAGATGGAGCGAGCCTTCCAGACAGCGCTGTGGCTGCTGCAGCCGGAAGTTGTCTTCATCCTGGGGGACATCTTCGACGAGGGGAAGTGGAGCTCCCCCGAG GCCTGGGCGGACGATGTGGGGCGCTTCTGGAAGGTGTTCCGACACCCGCCCCACGTGCAGCTGCGGGCCGTGGCTGGCAACCATGACATCGGCTTCCACTACCA GATGGACACATACAGAATAAAACGATTTGAGAAAGTTTTCAACCCTGAAAGGCTGTTTTCTTGGAAAGGAATTAA TTTCGTGATGATCAACAGTGTCGCGCTGGAAGGGGATGGCTGTGACATCTGCTCCAGGGCAGAGGCTGAGCTCCTGGAAATCTCTCACTGGCTGAACTGCTCTCGGGAG GAGCATCGCCCCCGCGGGTGTGGAGACAGGCAGTGGCTGCCAGCCTCGGCCCCCATCCTGCTACAG CACTTCCCGCTTTACCGGAAAAATGATGCCAACTGCTCCGGGGAGGATGCAGCACCCCTCAACGAGAAGTACACCCCCTTCAAGGAGCGCTATGATGTGCTGTCCTGGGAGGTCTCGCGGAAG CTGCTGTGGTGGCTGCGGCCGCGCCTGATCCTCAGCGGCCACACGCACAGCGCCTGCGAGGTCCAGCACAGGGCAGGCACCCTGGAGGTCAGTGTGCCATCTTTCAGTTGGAGGAACAGAAACAACCCCAGTTTCATCATG GGCAGCATCACGCCCATGGACTACGCCCTTGCCAAGTGCTACCTGCCGTGTGAGGACATGGTTCTGACCACTTACTGTGTGGCAGCCGGGTGCCTCATGCTCATCATGTTAATCCCCACTAGGCTTGTGTCTGCACCTTTTCATTTTGGTCAGAGGGTGCTCAGAAAATTTAAGACCATGTGA
- the MPPE1 gene encoding metallophosphoesterase 1 isoform X2, with amino-acid sequence MKEAHPEHKADVQVHSGDADITAPGQKPSFLEESLWLSAPLGRDMASSWLEARRQCLRLLKTRGFLLLKLSAAVLAVLLFCEFLIYYLVIFRCSWPELKTPEDAGTPGAPKAPEPVLRAMFLADTHLLGAIRGHWLDKLRREWQMERAFQTALWLLQPEVVFILGDIFDEGKWSSPEAWADDVGRFWKVFRHPPHVQLRAVAGNHDIGFHYQMDTYRIKRFEKVFNPERLFSWKGINFVMINSVALEGDGCDICSRAEAELLEISHWLNCSREHFPLYRKNDANCSGEDAAPLNEKYTPFKERYDVLSWEVSRKLLWWLRPRLILSGHTHSACEVQHRAGTLEVSVPSFSWRNRNNPSFIMGSITPMDYALAKCYLPCEDMVLTTYCVAAGCLMLIMLIPTRLVSAPFHFGQRVLRKFKTM; translated from the exons ATGAAGGAGGCTCATCCAGAGCATAAGGCTGACGTGCAG GTACACAGCGGAGACGCGGACATCACCGCACCTGGCCAGAAGCCTAGCTTCCTCGAGGAAAGTCTCTGGCTGTCAGCACCCCTGGGCAGGGATATGGCCTCAAGCTGGCTAGAGGCCAGGCGGCAGTGCCTCCGTTTGCTGAAGACGAGGGGCTTCTTGCTGCTGAAGCTCTCGGCCGCCGTCTTGGCCGTGCTTCTCTTCTGTGAATTTCTGATCTACTACCTTGTTATCTTCCGGTGTAGCTGGCCCGAGCTGAAAACCCCTGAAGATGCCGGCACCCCTGGGGCCCCCAAGGCCCCTGAACCTGTGCTCAGGGCCATGTTCTTGGCTGACACCCACCTGCTCGGGGCCATAAGAGGCCACTGGCTGGACAAATTACGGAG GGAGTGGCAGATGGAGCGAGCCTTCCAGACAGCGCTGTGGCTGCTGCAGCCGGAAGTTGTCTTCATCCTGGGGGACATCTTCGACGAGGGGAAGTGGAGCTCCCCCGAG GCCTGGGCGGACGATGTGGGGCGCTTCTGGAAGGTGTTCCGACACCCGCCCCACGTGCAGCTGCGGGCCGTGGCTGGCAACCATGACATCGGCTTCCACTACCA GATGGACACATACAGAATAAAACGATTTGAGAAAGTTTTCAACCCTGAAAGGCTGTTTTCTTGGAAAGGAATTAA TTTCGTGATGATCAACAGTGTCGCGCTGGAAGGGGATGGCTGTGACATCTGCTCCAGGGCAGAGGCTGAGCTCCTGGAAATCTCTCACTGGCTGAACTGCTCTCGGGAG CACTTCCCGCTTTACCGGAAAAATGATGCCAACTGCTCCGGGGAGGATGCAGCACCCCTCAACGAGAAGTACACCCCCTTCAAGGAGCGCTATGATGTGCTGTCCTGGGAGGTCTCGCGGAAG CTGCTGTGGTGGCTGCGGCCGCGCCTGATCCTCAGCGGCCACACGCACAGCGCCTGCGAGGTCCAGCACAGGGCAGGCACCCTGGAGGTCAGTGTGCCATCTTTCAGTTGGAGGAACAGAAACAACCCCAGTTTCATCATG GGCAGCATCACGCCCATGGACTACGCCCTTGCCAAGTGCTACCTGCCGTGTGAGGACATGGTTCTGACCACTTACTGTGTGGCAGCCGGGTGCCTCATGCTCATCATGTTAATCCCCACTAGGCTTGTGTCTGCACCTTTTCATTTTGGTCAGAGGGTGCTCAGAAAATTTAAGACCATGTGA
- the MPPE1 gene encoding metallophosphoesterase 1 isoform X1, translating into MKEAHPEHKADVQVHSGDADITAPGQKPSFLEESLWLSAPLGRDMASSWLEARRQCLRLLKTRGFLLLKLSAAVLAVLLFCEFLIYYLVIFRCSWPELKTPEDAGTPGAPKAPEPVLRAMFLADTHLLGAIRGHWLDKLRREWQMERAFQTALWLLQPEVVFILGDIFDEGKWSSPEAWADDVGRFWKVFRHPPHVQLRAVAGNHDIGFHYQMDTYRIKRFEKVFNPERLFSWKGINFVMINSVALEGDGCDICSRAEAELLEISHWLNCSREEHRPRGCGDRQWLPASAPILLQHFPLYRKNDANCSGEDAAPLNEKYTPFKERYDVLSWEVSRKLLWWLRPRLILSGHTHSACEVQHRAGTLEVSVPSFSWRNRNNPSFIMGSITPMDYALAKCYLPCEDMVLTTYCVAAGCLMLIMLIPTRLVSAPFHFGQRVLRKFKTM; encoded by the exons ATGAAGGAGGCTCATCCAGAGCATAAGGCTGACGTGCAG GTACACAGCGGAGACGCGGACATCACCGCACCTGGCCAGAAGCCTAGCTTCCTCGAGGAAAGTCTCTGGCTGTCAGCACCCCTGGGCAGGGATATGGCCTCAAGCTGGCTAGAGGCCAGGCGGCAGTGCCTCCGTTTGCTGAAGACGAGGGGCTTCTTGCTGCTGAAGCTCTCGGCCGCCGTCTTGGCCGTGCTTCTCTTCTGTGAATTTCTGATCTACTACCTTGTTATCTTCCGGTGTAGCTGGCCCGAGCTGAAAACCCCTGAAGATGCCGGCACCCCTGGGGCCCCCAAGGCCCCTGAACCTGTGCTCAGGGCCATGTTCTTGGCTGACACCCACCTGCTCGGGGCCATAAGAGGCCACTGGCTGGACAAATTACGGAG GGAGTGGCAGATGGAGCGAGCCTTCCAGACAGCGCTGTGGCTGCTGCAGCCGGAAGTTGTCTTCATCCTGGGGGACATCTTCGACGAGGGGAAGTGGAGCTCCCCCGAG GCCTGGGCGGACGATGTGGGGCGCTTCTGGAAGGTGTTCCGACACCCGCCCCACGTGCAGCTGCGGGCCGTGGCTGGCAACCATGACATCGGCTTCCACTACCA GATGGACACATACAGAATAAAACGATTTGAGAAAGTTTTCAACCCTGAAAGGCTGTTTTCTTGGAAAGGAATTAA TTTCGTGATGATCAACAGTGTCGCGCTGGAAGGGGATGGCTGTGACATCTGCTCCAGGGCAGAGGCTGAGCTCCTGGAAATCTCTCACTGGCTGAACTGCTCTCGGGAG GAGCATCGCCCCCGCGGGTGTGGAGACAGGCAGTGGCTGCCAGCCTCGGCCCCCATCCTGCTACAG CACTTCCCGCTTTACCGGAAAAATGATGCCAACTGCTCCGGGGAGGATGCAGCACCCCTCAACGAGAAGTACACCCCCTTCAAGGAGCGCTATGATGTGCTGTCCTGGGAGGTCTCGCGGAAG CTGCTGTGGTGGCTGCGGCCGCGCCTGATCCTCAGCGGCCACACGCACAGCGCCTGCGAGGTCCAGCACAGGGCAGGCACCCTGGAGGTCAGTGTGCCATCTTTCAGTTGGAGGAACAGAAACAACCCCAGTTTCATCATG GGCAGCATCACGCCCATGGACTACGCCCTTGCCAAGTGCTACCTGCCGTGTGAGGACATGGTTCTGACCACTTACTGTGTGGCAGCCGGGTGCCTCATGCTCATCATGTTAATCCCCACTAGGCTTGTGTCTGCACCTTTTCATTTTGGTCAGAGGGTGCTCAGAAAATTTAAGACCATGTGA